The sequence CATTGGATCATTGTCGAACATTTGATCTGGCAATAATTGATTCATGAAATATGGCAATCTGGAGATATTACCTGGTTGGCAGCATAAGCTCTTTTGGGACTTGTGTCTGAATGTTCTAGCCCAAGGTATTGCTCCCAAGCACCATAAACCTCTCTCCTCTGGAAAAGAGAAGTACAAGTTTCCATCAGTCATTGATTTTCCatgaaaaagtaataatttaacaattatgataaatataaaTGATAAACGACTCAGAAAGAAAAACTGTGACCTGAAAACGACTAGAGATAACGTCAGAATCCTCAAGATACTCCGGCCGTCCCAATGATAGAAACGCAAACTTCCACTGAATTTTTAAGCGGATAGCCCAATGATCAGAATATTATTTTAGAAGTCAAACAAATCAATGGAAATGCCCTTGGCAAATATAATAGTTTAACAAGTCTATCTGCAGCTCTAACCGGAGAATGGAACATACCTTAGAAAATTCCTCATCCAGAACTTGCAATCTTCTTTGAATGCGCAATTTAACATCTTCTAATCTTTCACCTTCGTGGATGACCAGAAAGAAGGGATCCCCAAAATTTTGAACTTGCTGTTTAAGAAATAAATGAACAATTAAATACCTGATTACAGCAAAGGACACTGCATGTGCATCTTTCAAGCTCCTCATTGTCACAATACAGTAACTTTGCCAACAACCAAACAGTATCAaggaatttatcattttatcAAGCACGCCATATGTACCACTTGATTCTGGGCGCTCTCCTTTGTGAAATGGTAAACATGGATCAAACGATCGTTGGGCCCAATGTTCTTTTCTTCTTCTGGAATCTATAAGAGAAAAAATCTTGGAATGTAACTTGCAGGAATAAACTGATATGATAACTCGTGCTTTCTTTCAATGTATGAAAATATTACATggcaaatgaaaattaaaaaaaaattataattaaacacCATGAAAGGTTTTCCTGCAACAGCTAAGGTTGTTTTTTGTGAACTGTGTCAGTCACTGTTCAGAATTCATGCAGTAAATCATATTATTCGATTTTTGGGAGTCATACAACAAGGTTCAATGGTATGGACaactaaaaacataaaaattaacacCCAAGAGCATAAGAAAAGACTTTAACAAAAGAATTCACCTCCTCAGCACGTAATGTCCAGTACTGGTCATTTATATTCTCAATCTTCTCGTTAATTGGAAAGATCTGAAAAATCAAGAAAGCGGAATTTGGCTTATATTCAAGAGATAAACGtaggaaataaaaaattaaaaataaatacttaaaagTAATGAAAGGATAATAAATTATATGCTCTCGAAGTCGAGGGCCGGTACTATTTCCGAAGCCAAACAAAGATCCGATTGGTTAGAAATATTATTGTTGACATCTGAAAAAAATAGACATATGATAAAGGAAAATATGCGAATCACAGGAGTCTCTGCACTTGATGATTTCTAGGAAGAGAGAAGATCATATGATCACCAAAACTTTTATCAAATTctcaagaacaaaacaatgtcaAGAGTAGAATGTTACCTTGTAAATCTTGTGATAGAAAACTTCAAGCAGCCTAAGTTCAGCACTTGGATGAGACAATTCTACCTATCAATTTATGCCCAAGATATGAGACATCGAAAATTTTATGATGCTAATATCTCAATTATTTATCATAGAAGAAACTGCCAATGTGTAAAACTTGCCTAAAAGGTTAATACAACAAAGATAACCCTTCGCAGGACTGGAGTTAGGGGATTATGGGGAAGGAATCAGTTAAAAGCACAGGTTAAGTTACGTTTTTACCAACAATTTTCGACCAGACAACTACCACTGAAATAAGCTGTTGACATTTTTAAACTTGACAGCTCACAACACAACTAGCTCACAGAATAGGACTGAGCTAACCTTTGTTTTAATCTCATTAAGAACAACTCCTACAGTGCTTTGTTTTGGCAACCTAATATTGAGAATTAGAGCCTGCAATGGAAATGTAGAAAcggaataataattttatacaacTCAAGTAAACAAAAGTAGTTTATAGAGGAGCACAAGAATAGCGTCACCTCATCCTTTGTGGCATGATGGAAGGCAACTTTCAGCGTTTTCAGACATTGCAGTTCTGGAAGAGGAATGTCCAGCACTTCATAGTACAATATATCTGATATCTACCACAAGataccaaaataaaattattcctCCTGTAATCTCAGCATTCCATACCTCTTACACCAGTCTCTACAACCcatcaataaaaagaaaaaaaatggtatAAACCTCTTTGTCAAAGCTACCTGATTGTAGTGGACTAGCATGTCTAATAAATGGTCAACTGCTCTGTATTTGATAGGATTGGGTTTCGGTTGCTGGGAATAGCAATTGTGAGGCGTAAGCCGAATTTTTGATGGATCATCCAAGCCAAGGCGCTGGGCAACCCTTTCCATAACATCATCATAAGTGTGATTCTTTGACCTATAGATTTATTATCAACTTGATTACAAACAAGTTTGCTCAAAAACTTGCAACGGGGACATATTAACTAGTTGCAGTCCTCAACAGTCGACAGAATACAATAAATACTCACAACTCAAGGAAAAATTCATCTTCCTTAGGTCTTTCCAGTGCTCGAAAATGCACGACCTGCAAGGAGTAAATATAAACCGAAGTCTGAAAAGGtaaggaaaatatttaaaatattttcttgtcaCTCAAAAAGGCCttcaatattatttgaaataacAAGACTGACCTGGCGATTCTTCACATATTCCAAAAACAAAGGGACATCAGGAAATCTAAATATCTCTTCACTTTCAGGCTGAGGCCGTTTCTGGAAGCAAACAATGTCACCGTCTTCAATCTAGCAGAAAGAGCAGagataagattaaaaaaaactatgaaTGAAAAGACATTCTACCAATAGATTTACATTACAATACAATACACACCTGACTAAAACGAAATGAAGCTCTTTTATCAAGGCGTTCACACATAACAGATGGCTCATATTTAATTTCCTAAAGAAATGGCAAACAAGAGGATTGAAAAAGAATATTAGCTATGCTCGAGATAGCAGATATTATGCATATGGTCTTGCTACAAGACCTTTTTGCATCAAACTGCAAACTGTAGCTTGAAGATCAGACAGACCTCAAAGAATTCAATCTCTTCATCAGGAGCAAATCCAGCCAGTTCATTTAGCTTTGTTTGGATCTCAATAGGCTTTCTAGAGCTTTTCACAAAAAGCCTCCCAACATATCTGGAATTAACAATTATCACTAGTAAAATTGAGCGCACTTTTAAGAAAGTGGAAAAAAGTATGCTTTAGAAGAAAATTACCGAAGTTCTTCTTTCTCGGGATCATAAAGTTTAAAAAACAGCAGTATATCTTCCTTTATTTTCTCTGGTGGAATAATAGGATGTAAATCCTATACATTCATTGCAACAGTAACAGTTAGAATAGGAGCAACAAAAATCCCTCAATGTGTTGCCTTTAAAATTCCCATAGTCAAAATTATCTCAAATGTGGTTCAAACATACTGGTCCATATTCTACTTCCAAAAACAACTTCAATTCTGCATTGTGGGCTTTGTTGGAAACTTCCCTCAATGCTCCAACCTGCATAACATTATTTTAGAAgctaattaaaatttcaaaaaattacaaagaaaTGTTAAATCAAGTAGATGATATCGTATATGGCTCCCAGAAATAGAAGTCATGGTAATCGAAGCAAAAGAAAATCAGGCAAGACAAAATCAATTTAGTCAATCATCAAAATGTGAAACAAGACTGGTGACATCCAGAGGCATATGAGGGATGGTTGAACAATGAGCAAAACAAACAGAATATAAGAAGCTGACGAGGACTTTCCAAGCTGACACGTGACCTTAATGCTATAACATATATCCATAATTCTACCAAATAAATGGTTTCTCTCAATAAATTAGAACAAGAAACAGAAAACTATATATTTGCCTACTTCTGTATaaatttttacatatttatgGCTGTCTATAAATAGAAAATGAAAGGCAGaagttaaaaatatttacaGTTTGTGCTTCCTCTTGTGGAGTCAAAGGCCTGTTCGGGCGATAAGTATGGTTCTGCCTCTTTGCCCAGATCCAAAAGCGCTGAAATTGAACCGGTACACCAAGTTCTTTGGCAACTTCCTCCTGCAATCATAAATCACAAATTTACGTAACATTAAACAAGAATATGAAAAAAGGAATAGAAATgccttatttttttatgataaataaaGTAAACAAGGACAATAGTAGTAAATCCAAAATACATGCgataaaagaaggaaaaaactaaaaatacaaCCCACTGTGCAGTGTCACAAAATTTTGAAGCATTATACGACACATATACTAACTATTTATGTGAGGATGCAACATTAGAAGTTAGAACAAAAATGCGTGAAGGCGTTCGGGAGCTATAATAGTCTCTACTACCCAATGTACTTGCCTAAATAGTATATCAATCAAAATTTGGTGTTTTAAGTGTTAGAAGATGTGATTTGCAACATTATATTTGTCAGACAATTTTCTAATTCAGGTCACGATTCAGTGAGACATGCTCGTGAAAACGTCACTAGAaatcaaaaataacaaaagaaaaaataaagatcCAATGAAATAGCagattacattaaaaaaaaaacgcaaTCTTGCAGAGCTCCATTATCACATCTAGGCCACTGAAAACATATAAGATAATCAATATTACTATTTGGTAAGGACTGTGGAGTAGATGCATGTTAACCAAGAAATTTAGTTGCTTTTATTCTAATAGCTTTTTCTGGAAAGGAAGATAAATATTGTCGTCCACATATTTATTACCACTCATGCTTAGATCCTTCCTTCAAGAATTACAGGCTTAATCTTCTTGACTAGTTGGGATTCCAGATAGGCTAAAATTGCCTTAACTAGTTGTGATTCTAGATAAGGTTTGCTGAAGAGCCCCAGCATAAAGATGTTGGCATGTGattttcaatcatatttttACTCCATCACATCTGCCTAAAATGATGCTTTATCGTTGGTCCATGAGCAGAATATCTGCATCCCAAAGCACTCTCTTTGAGGTGTTACTGCAATTTCAGCACTTGTGGCCCCTATTTCCCAAATACAGAAACCAACCTTCATACAGTCACTGAACTATACAAATCCTTTTCTTCCTTTTCGATCCCAGCCTGTCAAGGTCCATATCCAAGTCGAAACCGTGAAGGTACAAATCCTAATAAATGACCTAAATCATGTGATGATATACTGACTTTTCCTTTCCCTCTAGGTTCACCAAAAGTAAAATTTAAGTGATTTTGTCTAGCCAGTCAATCTAGCAGCATTTATGGAACAGGCTTATCTTCCCCCAAACAATAATATTTCAGTCATTGAAGAACCCATTTTCACTGATTCTTtaatcaaaagaaataaatggAAAAGGAGAGTACCTTGAAAAGGTTAAAAGGCATCTGTTTCTGAATTCGAAAGTTACGGACTTTATCATGATCAAcaagatcaaaatatatatcCTTTCCAATCTGTTCCCTCAAGTCCTCATCTCGAGCAACCTGCAAACATTAGCATATACTCCTTCAGTGACCAATTTCAAGAAATGTGGTAATCAATTTTACATGAGGATGAGAAACAATAACCTTGATGATAGTATAAAGGTGAGCCTGAGCTTTATATCTTCTCttgtcttctttttcttcttgttcctTTTTCAGTCTTACCTGAAATGAGCACGTGCATGATATTTAATGTCAAAATTACGCGTAAAACAAAATGTTTAGAGAGATCTGTAAGTACAACTGCAAACATTACCCGAAGATGTACTGCAATGTCCTTTTCATCCACATTGCAAATTATTTTGTCCTTGTCACTCACACGTATATAGACAAGCATGTATGCATTTGAATACTTGGTAAATTTAAATGGAGTGTTATTGAAGCCAGGATTTGTCTGTGGCAACTACAAGATAAAGTGAAAGTAAGAAAGCATACAAAATGAGGAATGCATGGATGAAAATCTAAAGGTAAGAAAATCACCTCTTCTTCGCCACCATACTGCTCCTCTAATGCCCTTTTCGCATCTTCTTTAGTGACcctctcatcatcaaatttataCCTGTAAAGGGAATCATAAAAAGACAAAATAACCCTAGATAAGGTTTGTCAAGGTTCTAAGAAAACACAAATGCACAATCTCATGATACAGTATATAAAGGTATGCATATGTATAGAAACTTAAAAAAGTGATTGGTCGCTGAGGAAGGGGATGAGGGGGAGAGATATTCTCCGTTAGTACTGACACATACCACTGATCAGAGAGCGTCGGCCTGATGAAAGCGTAATAATGTCCACCATGAACACCACCACTATGAACCAAAACACTGTTGGGAAGGTAATATGTAAGAATGAAAGGCACAAAGATTAAGTAAATGATTCATGAAAGAGAATAATTCACAAACCACAACTCCTGCAGACAATACCAAGAAAGGATGTACAAATTTCTAGTCTTCAAAGATCAACAAGCAGAAAACCTTATGGCATAACTACCTTGCTACTAGGATAGCGATATTTTCACTCCAAACGATCTATCATGATATACCAGGATCACAACTCGAATATCATTGCAACTCGGACGGTAACGTTAATCATCAACATCAAGCAAATAACTGACCAAGAACTCATTGATTCATGATAAATTAATCAGAAGCAGGAAAAAAAATGGTTTTAAGcatacataaatattttcacaaaccAAAATGGCTTACATAGTTGATGATGATATAATCAAGAAGTTTCTGAATTGTCTT comes from Primulina huaijiensis isolate GDHJ02 chromosome 17, ASM1229523v2, whole genome shotgun sequence and encodes:
- the LOC140963598 gene encoding ubiquitin C-terminal hydrolase 12-like isoform X2; translation: MTMMTPQPLDQDDEEMLVPHSDVVEGPQPLVEGPQPMEVATADNAGTLENQVSDEPQASRFTWAIEHFSRLNMKKIYSDIFVVGGYKWRVLIFPKGNNVDYLSMYLDVADSANLPYGWNRYAQFSLAIVNHVLNKYTVKKDTQHQFNQRESDWGFTSFMPLSELYDPNKGYLVNDTCIVEADVAVRKVVDYWAYDSKKETGYVGLKNQGATCYMNSLLQTLYHIPYFRKAVYHMPTTENDNPTGSIPLALQSLYYKLQYNDTSVATKELTKSFGWDTYDSFLQHDVQELNRVLCEKLEDKMKGTVVEGTIQQLFEGHHMNYIECINVDFKSTRKESFYDLQLDVKGCKDVYASFDKYVEVERLEGDNKYHAEDHGLQDAKKGVLFIDFPPVLQLQLKRFEYDFMRDMMVKINDRYEFPLELDLDRDNGKYLSPDADKSVRNLYILHSVLVHSGGVHGGHYYAFIRPTLSDQWYKFDDERVTKEDAKRALEEQYGGEEELPQTNPGFNNTPFKFTKYSNAYMLVYIRVSDKDKIICNVDEKDIAVHLRVRLKKEQEEKEDKRRYKAQAHLYTIIKVARDEDLREQIGKDIYFDLVDHDKVRNFRIQKQMPFNLFKEEVAKELGVPVQFQRFWIWAKRQNHTYRPNRPLTPQEEAQTVGALREVSNKAHNAELKLFLEVEYGPDLHPIIPPEKIKEDILLFFKLYDPEKEELRYVGRLFVKSSRKPIEIQTKLNELAGFAPDEEIEFFEEIKYEPSVMCERLDKRASFRFSQIEDGDIVCFQKRPQPESEEIFRFPDVPLFLEYVKNRQVVHFRALERPKEDEFFLELSKNHTYDDVMERVAQRLGLDDPSKIRLTPHNCYSQQPKPNPIKYRAVDHLLDMLVHYNQISDILYYEVLDIPLPELQCLKTLKVAFHHATKDEALILNIRLPKQSTVGVVLNEIKTKVELSHPSAELRLLEVFYHKIYKIFPINEKIENINDQYWTLRAEEIPEEEKNIGPNDRLIHVYHFTKESAQNQVQVQNFGDPFFLVIHEGERLEDVKLRIQRRLQVLDEEFSKWKFAFLSLGRPEYLEDSDVISSRFQRREVYGAWEQYLGLEHSDTSPKRAYAANQNRHTFEKPVKIYN
- the LOC140963598 gene encoding ubiquitin C-terminal hydrolase 12-like isoform X8, which produces MTMMTPQPLDQDDEEMLVPHSDVVEGPQPLVEGPQPMEGTLENQVSDEPQASRFTWAIEHFSRLNMKKIYSDIFVVGGYKWRVLIFPKGNNVDYLSMYLDVADSANLPYGWNRYAQFSLAIVNHVLNKYTVKKDTQHQFNQRESDWGFTSFMPLSELYDPNKGYLVNDTCIVEADVAVRKVVDYWAYDSKKETGYVGLKNQGATCYMNSLLQTLYHIPYFRKAVYHMPTTENDNPTGSIPLALQSLYYKLQYNDTSVATKELTKSFGWDTYDSFLQHDVQELNRVLCEKLEDKMKGTVVEGTIQQLFEGHHMNYIECINVDFKSTRKESFYDLQLDVKGCKDVYASFDKYVEVERLEGDNKYHAEDHGLQDAKKGVLFIDFPPVLQLQLKRFEYDFMRDMMVKINDRYEFPLELDLDRDNGKYLSPDADKSVRNLYILHSVLVHSGGVHGGHYYAFIRPTLSDQWYKFDDERVTKEDAKRALEEQYGGEEELPQTNPGFNNTPFKFTKYSNAYMLVYIRVSDKDKIICNVDEKDIAVHLRVRLKKEQEEKEDKRRYKAQAHLYTIIKVARDEDLREQIGKDIYFDLVDHDKVRNFRIQKQMPFNLFKEEVAKELGVPVQFQRFWIWAKRQNHTYRPNRPLTPQEEAQTVGALREVSNKAHNAELKLFLEVEYGPDLHPIIPPEKIKEDILLFFKLYDPEKEELRYVGRLFVKSSRKPIEIQTKLNELAGFAPDEEIEFFEEIKYEPSVMCERLDKRASFRFSQIEDGDIVCFQKRPQPESEEIFRFPDVPLFLEYVKNRQVVHFRALERPKEDEFFLELSKNHTYDDVMERVAQRLGLDDPSKIRLTPHNCYSQQPKPNPIKYRAVDHLLDMLVHYNQISDILYYEVLDIPLPELQCLKTLKVAFHHATKDEALILNIRLPKQSTVGVVLNEIKTKVELSHPSAELRLLEVFYHKIYKIFPINEKIENINDQYWTLRAEEIPEEEKNIGPNDRLIHVYHFTKESAQNQVQVQNFGDPFFLVIHEGERLEDVKLRIQRRLQVLDEEFSKWKFAFLSLGRPEYLEDSDVISSRFQRREVYGAWEQYLGLEHSDTSPKRAYAANQNRHTFEKPVKIYN